In one window of Patescibacteria group bacterium DNA:
- a CDS encoding sce7726 family protein has translation MLTSDKLIRKAFKKDLKNHYKNSHRTRIIEELGIIHGAARIDIAVINGVIHGYEFKSDIDTLYRLPEQMKIYNTTLDKVTLIVGKNHLYEAINIVPDWWGIMIAKVNTDNKVVFYTIRKAENNPEQVGISVARLLWRKEALQILEEKNMAVGFRSKPRDLIYKRLASVLDTETLKERVRYTLLVSRKDWRSDLQLMPSGDLYQS, from the coding sequence ATGCTCACTAGTGATAAATTAATCCGAAAAGCTTTCAAAAAGGATTTAAAAAATCATTATAAGAATAGCCATCGCACAAGAATTATAGAGGAACTAGGAATTATTCATGGTGCGGCTCGAATTGATATAGCTGTTATTAATGGCGTAATCCATGGGTATGAATTTAAGAGTGACATTGATACCCTGTACCGTTTGCCGGAACAAATGAAAATATACAATACTACACTTGATAAAGTAACTTTAATAGTTGGAAAAAATCATTTATACGAGGCAATCAATATTGTTCCTGACTGGTGGGGTATTATGATTGCAAAAGTTAATACAGACAACAAAGTGGTTTTTTATACTATTCGTAAGGCAGAAAATAATCCAGAACAAGTGGGAATATCTGTAGCACGTTTATTGTGGAGGAAAGAGGCATTACAAATTCTAGAAGAAAAGAATATGGCAGTGGGATTTCGCTCTAAGCCCCGTGATTTAATATATAAGAGATTGGCTAGTGTATTAGATACGGAAACGCTTAAAGAGCGAGTAAGATATACTTTGCTGGTTTCTAGGAAAGATTGGCGATCTGATTTGCAACTAATGCCAAGTGGTGATTTATACCAGTCCTAA
- a CDS encoding beta family protein yields the protein MFNFRHYVPILKWKRAEQGALKALTEEHRKYITPLVQFVMPRHEPGEELEDVIAEFEKQAPQKAKKVIEIWGYDPIFVDISLLLTTPLQVESLNTILRTGYKLGGNFIPVIYLNDDQEIKKIACTLAKENKSGVCLRLTCSNFDFPDLTKLNQDIITFLSSSGLKEKDINLLVDIKKTKESGNKCAKYLNLSQRIPNLLKWRTFTFASGSFPENLSECKIDEDNFIARIDWKNWKNYVDNKKLRRKPAFADYTIQHPIYREDYQFFPPTTSIKYTLENEWLIMKGKKQKFDKYLASAALLVKTEKFYGESFSEGDKYIVEKANHYPKYMKAKDRGQDIKGTGSTETWLRTGINHHLALVANQIANLS from the coding sequence ATGTTTAATTTTAGACATTATGTACCGATATTAAAATGGAAGCGCGCAGAACAGGGTGCATTAAAAGCATTGACGGAAGAACACAGAAAATATATCACTCCGTTGGTTCAATTCGTAATGCCTAGGCACGAACCAGGGGAGGAGCTTGAAGATGTTATTGCGGAATTTGAAAAACAGGCACCGCAAAAAGCAAAAAAAGTTATAGAAATTTGGGGCTATGATCCAATCTTTGTTGATATTAGTTTGTTACTTACTACACCACTTCAAGTCGAAAGTCTTAATACTATTTTACGAACAGGTTATAAACTTGGAGGTAATTTTATTCCTGTTATATATCTTAATGATGATCAAGAAATTAAAAAAATTGCTTGTACTTTAGCGAAAGAAAACAAAAGCGGCGTATGTTTACGATTAACATGTTCTAACTTTGACTTCCCTGATTTAACGAAACTGAATCAAGATATTATTACGTTTTTATCATCCAGTGGATTGAAAGAGAAAGATATAAATTTATTAGTAGATATTAAAAAGACAAAAGAGAGTGGCAACAAATGTGCTAAATATTTAAACTTAAGCCAACGCATTCCTAATTTATTAAAGTGGCGAACGTTTACTTTCGCGAGCGGTTCTTTCCCCGAAAATCTATCTGAATGTAAAATCGATGAAGACAATTTTATAGCGCGAATTGATTGGAAAAACTGGAAGAACTATGTTGATAATAAAAAGTTACGAAGAAAGCCAGCTTTTGCTGACTACACAATTCAACATCCTATTTATAGAGAGGATTATCAATTTTTTCCTCCAACCACAAGTATTAAATATACATTGGAAAACGAATGGCTAATTATGAAAGGAAAAAAACAGAAATTTGATAAGTACTTAGCTAGTGCAGCATTGTTAGTAAAAACTGAAAAATTTTATGGAGAAAGTTTCAGCGAAGGCGATAAGTATATTGTTGAAAAAGCTAATCATTACCCAAAATATATGAAAGCAAAAGATAGAGGACAAGATATTAAGGGAACAGGAAGTACTGAAACCTGGCTTAGGACTGGTATAAATCACCACTTGGCATTAGTTGCAAATCAGATCGCCAATCTTTCCTAG